The region TAGATAGTCATGTAGAACAAGGAGGAGGAAACTTCTCTGGTGGACAAAAACAACGGTTAAGTATTGCTCGTGCCCTTGTTTCTAAAGCAGATATATTGGTATTCGATGATTCTTTCTCTGCTCTAGACTTTAAAACAGACGCTGCTTTACGTAACGCGTTAGTTACAGAAGCAAAAGACGCTGTCGTTGTGATCATTGCCCAAAGAATCAGTACAGTAATGAATGCTAATACTATTTTAGTAATGGATGGCGGACAAGTAGTTGGAAAAGGAACACATGAAGAATTAAAAGAAACGAATGAAACATATCAAGAAATTATGAACTCTCAAATGAGAGAGGAGGAAATTTAATGAGAAATGCAGGATCAAAAATGGCACCCCGCAAAGCCAAGAACTTTTGGGGCACGTTAAAAAGACTGCTTGGTTATATGTCAAGTCGTTTAGTTGCTGTTGGCTTAGTTTTTGTTTTAGCCATTGTTGGAACTGTCTTGCAGACTAAAACACCGAGAATTTTAGGGGAAGCAACGACAGAAATTTTCAAAGGTGTCATGGCAGGAGCTAAGATGCAACAAGCTGGCCAAGCCATGGATAAATTACCAATTGACTTTGATGTGATTAAAAATGTTTTAGTCACTGTAGCTATTTTGTATGTTTTATCTGCAGTTTTCCAATATTTCCAACAATTTACCATGACGCGTGTAGCGCAAAGAACGGTTTATGATTTGCGGAAAGACCTAAAAGATAAAATGAACAAAGTACCAATGAGTTATTACGACACTCACTCAAACGGAGATATTATGTCACGGGCTGTTAATGACATGGACAATATTGCCAATACGTTGCAACAAACCTTGACTCAATTTGTTAACAGTTTCGTCTTGTTTTTTGCCGTATTGTACATGATGCTCAGTATCAGCTGGCAAATGACCTTGATTGCTTTTGTAACAGTTCCGTTGAGTGTAATTGTGATTGGTTTGATTGCTCCACGTTCACAAAAGCTGTTTGCAAGTCAACAAAAAAAATTAGGCCTATTGAATGACCAAGTTGAAGAAACTTATGCTGGCCATGTAATTATTAAAACCTATAATCGTGAAGAAGCAGAAATAGAAAACTTTGAAAAACAAAATGAAGAATTGTATCAATCTTCTTGGAAAGCTCAATTCTTTTCTGGCTTCATTATGCCTATGATGAATTTTGTTAAAAATATTGGTTATTTGCTAGTAGCTGTAGTAGGGGGTATTAAAGTAGCAAATGGTGGAATGACCTTAGGGGACGTTCAAGCTTTTCTACAATATACCAATCAATTTAGTCAGCCAATGAGCCAAATGGCTAATTTGATCAACACCGTTCAAGCAACTGTTGCTTCAGCTGAGCGGGTATTTGAAGTGTTAGATGAAGAAGAAATGACAGAAGAAAAATCGAATGTCACACCTATTCAAAATTCACCTTACAAAATTTCCTTTGAACACGTTCAATTTGGTTATGGTGACGATAATGAAGAATTATTGATGAAAGACTTTAACTTAAATGTTAAAGAGGGCCAAATGGTTGCTATCGTTGGACCAACTGGAGCAGGTAAATCTACCTTGATCAATCTATTGGAACGCTTTTATGATGTTAAAGGCGGAAGTATCAAATTTGATGGTGTAGATACCAGAGACATGTCCCGTGATGAATTGCGTTCGCATTTCAGTATGGTATTGCAAGATACTTGGTTATTTAATGGAACAATCCTTGATAATATCAAATACGGTAGCGAAAAATATGGTCAAGATGAAGAACGTGTGGCTGCAGCAGCGACAGCGGCTCACGTAGATGATTTTGTTCATACATTGCCTGCTGGTTACGATACGATTCTAAATGAAGAAGCCAGCAATATTTCACTTGGGCAACGCCAATTGATTACGATTGCTCGTGCTTTCTTAGTTGACCCTGAAGTCTTGATCTTAGATGAAGCTACTTCAAGCGTAGATACACGGACAGAAATCTTGATTCAAAAAGCAATGCGCAAGTTATTACAAGGCAGAACAAGCTTTGTTGTTGCTCACCGTTTGTCCACTATCCGTGATGCGGATAACATTATTGTGATGAACGAAGGAGACGTAATGGAAACTGGTACACATGATGAATTAATGGCAAAAGGCGGCTTCTATGCTGATTTGTATAACAGCCAATTTGCTGAACAACCAGCTATCTAATAAGATAAAATAAGAGATTGACTCAAAAGTATAATTAGTTAGAAAAAAGTAGAAAGCGCCAAAGTTATTTGGCAGCTTTCTACTTTTTTTTACTAGTTATTAGTTTTTTGAATCGACAGTTTTTTGCTTAGAGGAATTAGTACTTAATGTAGTATGTTTCTTCAATCAAAGCGGTTCTGCGGACAACTTTTTACAAAAACGCAGTGTGTTTGTCCCGCAAAGGCATTTCATGGACAACTTTCTACAAAAACGCAATGAGTTTGTCCCGCAACGGCATTTCGCGGACAACTTTTTATAAAACTGCAATGAGTTTGTCCCGCAAAGGCATTTCATGGACTGCTTTCTATAAAAACGCAATGCGTTTGTCCCGCAACGATATTTCATGGACAACTTCCTACAGAAATGCCATGAGTTTGTCCCACAACAGCATTTCATGGACAACTTTCTACAAAAACGTCATGAGTTTGTCCCATAAGAGTATTAAAGAAGAGTATTAAGAACACGCCTGATTCTTTTTTTTGTAACGGCCTTGTTGCACCAGCGAAATAGCATTTCTGTATTTAGATTATTATCTGGAAAAAGTAGCTGATATTCTTTGATACTGGCTAAGAGCGCAGAATTAATAGAGCGTTCATACATACATGAACAACAATGGTACTTTATTCGTTGCAGCTCTAAATGGAAAGAATTGCATTTTTCGCAACAGATTCCTTTGCGTAAGTCGCTAAATGAATAATTTGGAATATCATTCTTAAATGGAGTTGGTTCAATTTGGTGTGCAGCAAAGTCTGCAGCAATTTTTTTATGAAAAGCAGTCAAAGGTATACTCTGGTTTTCCAACGTAGTAAAATGCTTGTTCAACTGTGTTGGCAATAAAATATTTTCTCGCCTTGGAGCATTAAATAGAGTAAATTCTGGATTCACATAAGTAACATAGGCTTTGACGTCGATATCATACTGAAGTTCTTTTAGGAAAAGGATGAGTTTATTTTTAGTAGTTTGTACTTGAATAAGCGGATTACTTACTTTAAAATTCGGGAGTTTTAACAACATCTCTTCTCCATAACAATATTCCCCACTATAATTTTTAATTTCGTATAAATAAATCGCTTTATTAGTTAAAATCAATGAATCAATTTGAAAGGCGTTTGAAGCATCAGGCCGCAACAATAAGTCATTCATAATTAAACAGTTTTTACTCAACTGAGTGCTCATCTGATCAAAGACCCTTTCACCTGCAAAACCTTTCTGCAACTGTTGCAGGTATTGTCTCTCTTTGGGTGTTAGTTCCCCTCTTTTTGCCAAAGATTCCATAATCTTTAGCGAAACAGGTTTTTCTCGCTTGTACTCCATTATTCGTATCCTCCCTTATTACATTCTCCTCATCGTTTAATTACGCATTTTAGAGAGAAAGTCATCTTTAAATAGTAAAATAAAGATCAAACACTCAAAAATAAAACACGCATCAAAGTTTCACCTCTAATTTTCTACACAAAAAAACCATCTTAGCAGGAGTAGCTAAGATGGAAAGGGTTGGGTTCTTTTAAACCTGGAGGAGGCAAAAGAAAAAAATAAAAAAGTTGGTTGTTTTTGGTATGTCTTTAGTATAGAAAGAAATTGTGAAGAACTTGTGATAAAAGATAAGTTATTTCGTGAAACTAGTCAAAATACAAGAAGAAATAAAAATAGGTAAATAAATAACCAACGTGTTAAACTAAAAGAAAAAGAAAATGAGGGAGAGTAAAATGACTGAATACAAAACAATGCCGCTTGATCAATACAAAGAAATGTTAGACTTAGCAAGTTATGCCTTTAATATAGAGAAAACAGAAAAACGCGAAAAAGAATTTAAAGAGCTTTGCTCTGTTTCAGTATGCTATGGGGCTTTTCAAGATGAAACGTTGATGAGCCAGCTTATTGTCCGGCCAATGGAAGTTTACTTACACGGAAAAACCTTTCCAATGGGAGGGATCGGCTATGTATCAAGTTACCCTGAAAATAGGGGCGGAGGAGATATCGCTCAATTAATGAAGCTGTCATTAGAAAAGATGAACGAACAAGACCAGTTGCTCTCCTACTTATCGCCTTTTTCTTATCCGTTTTATCGCAAATACGGTTATGAACAAAGTTTTGATGATATCCAATATACGATTGATGTCAGTGAATTGCCGAAAACGCAAAAAACACCGGGAACAATTCGACGTGTTCAATGGGAAGAAGCAAAAGCAACAATGAAAACTCTTTATAAAAATCGCTATCAAACCAGTATTGGTCCGCTTAAACGCAATGAGTGGGATTGGGAATTTTTAATGACGTCACGAGAAGAGTCTCATATTGCGTTATATTTGGATGAAAAAGGCGAAGCCCAAGGCTATTTAATCTACTCTTTCAAAGGACAAGACGCCAGAACATTTGTCTTGCAAGAAATGGTTTATTTGTCTCATCCAGCCTTTAGCGGGTTGTGGAATTTTGTGGCTTCGCATAAAGCCACTTTCTATACCTATCTTTATAAAACGGGTGAATCCGAAAAAATAGCTTACTTGTTAGAGAACCCAAGAATTAAACAAGAATTAGTTCCTTCAATGATGACACGAATTGTGAATATGGAACAATTTTTGTTAGCTTATCCATTTAAAGAAAGAGCTCCTCAAACGGTTTATTTGAAAGTCGAAGATCTAGCAGCTCCCTGGAATACCGGAGTTTGGAAGTTGGAATTATACTTGACTGACAGAAAAGTATCTCGGGTGACCAATGAACAAGAACTTTCCCAAGTTTCGCTTTTATCAGGCACCATTCAAGCTTGGACACAAGTTTTCATGAATTATCGAACGATTGAAGAATTGCACTTTTTTGAACGGATTCAAGGAGATGAGCAAACACTGGCTGATTTTGCAAAACGAATTCCAGAAGGAACGCCGGTTTTATATGATTATTTTTAGTTGAAGCAGATTAGTCTTTCTTCTTGCAATCTATTCCTTTTCCATATACACTTATTAAAAGTAAGTGTAAAGCGAATTGAGGAAGGAATGAAACAAGTGCCTAATTTAAATGAAAAGACGCATATTGGAGAAGTTGTTTTAAATGTTGAAAATTTACAAGAGATGAAACAGTTCTATCAAACTGTTATTGGAATGGATATAAAATTTGAAACACCATCAGCGGTTTCTTTTGGTGCAAAAGAAGATCAAACGATTTTGTTAACAATGCAAGTTGTTTCAGCAAACAAGCCTAACGTTCGTTCGACAGGATTGTATCATTTGGCTCTTTTGTTGCCTACTCGACAAGACTTAGGTGAGATGCTGTATCATCTCCTCGTTTCTGGTTACCCGCTGACCGGTGCCAGTGATCATGGCTATAGCGAAGCTCTTTATCTGGATGATCCTGAAGGAAATGGGATTGAAATCTATTGGGATAAACCTAAATCTGAGTGGGACATTCGTCCAGATGGCCAAATTGCAGGCGTAACAAATCCAATGGATGCAGATAGTGTGATCGCTGAAGCTAAAGAAACGTTCAGTCACTTGCCTTCAGGAAGTTCTATCGGACATGTGCATTTATTTGTAGCTGACTTGAGTGAGACTGAAGCTTTTTACAAGAATTTATTGGGATTTGAATTAAAATTTGATTTTGGCGCACAAGCAAAGTTTTTTGCAGCTGGTGAATACCATCATCAAATCGGAGCAAATACTTGGGCGGGAAAAGGAATTCCAGCAGCTAAAAAAGGGACTCGCGGTTTGGCGTATTATACAATCGTAGTTCCAGTTAAAGAAGACTTTTCCCGTATTCAAACATCTTTAACAAACAAACAGTATGAATACCAGATAGATAAAGAGAGAGGCGTTCTTTCATTGGAAGACCCCAATGGAATTACAGTGAAAATCCTACAAGCATAATTCATTTTATTGACCAGAAAAGGCTTTGGCTTTTTCTGGTTGTTTATTTTTGATTTTATCCGTAAAAAACTAACAAAAAGTTGCGGCTTTTGTTTCTTTAACTGAAATATCTATGCTATGATCAAGCTAAAAGACCGGACTTAAAAGAGCCAGTATCAATAAACAAATTTAGAAAAAAGCGAAATCATGCTGGTGGTTAAGCTGCCCATGAGCTTTTTTATTTTAAAGGTATCGTTAAGAGAAGTTGAAGAAAGGAAGAGAGCCGTATGTACGACAACACTAGGAAACTGATCCGACACTTTACCGAAGACGGCACATTGCCTGGAGCAAGTTATGCTTTTATCAATCAACAAGAAACCAGGCAATATCGTGAGGGTCTAGCAGCGTTGATTCCTCATAAAGAACCTATCATAGAAAACCAGCAATATGATGTGGCTTCTTTGACAAAAGTCATGCTGACAACCACGGTTATTTTGCAATTATTGGAGAACAGGGTATTGGCTCTGGATGCCTCCGTACAGACTTACTTACCAGATTTAAGTGCCGGACAAGTCACGCTTCGTCATTTACTGACACACACTTCTGGGTTAAATGGATTTATTCCCAATCGCAATGCGTTATCAGCAAGTGAATTAAAAGCAGCTTTATTGAGAGTGCCAGTGGAAGACTCTTTCGGAATAGAAGCGAAGTATACCGATACGAATATGATCTTATTAGGGTATATTATTGAAGTCATTGAAAAGGAAACGCTAAGTGCTGTTTTTGAAAAGCGAGTGATCCAGCCTCTAAATTTGCGGTATTCAACCTTTCATCCAGCAGACCTGGCCCAATGTGCTCCAACAGAAAAACAACCGGATCGCGGTGTGATCAGAGGAGTGGTACATGACCCCAAAGCGTTAGTATTAGGCGATCATTGCGGCAGTGCGGGGTTGTTTTCTACGTTGAACGATGTTTCGCGCTTTAGCCAGATGCTGCTTCAAAAAGGGCAGTTAGACGGTATTCGTATCTTGCAGGAATCAACCGTTGATCAATTGTCACAAGATTGGACGCCAAATGGGAAATTAGAACGCTCTTTAGGCTGGGATTTAAAAGTCAGAAAGAAAGACTGCTACCTTTTTCATACTGGTTTTACGGGTACGTTTATTTTATTGGATATAAAAAAGCAAACAGCTTTTGTTTTTTTGTCTAACCGCGTTCATCCAACTAGTGATACACCGGTGTATCTCAAGAAACGAGATCAATTGATCGATACGTATTTTGCAGAAAAAGAAGCAGAAATACTTTAACTTTTAAATGAAAGCAATGTAAAATCGTTTTCAATTATGGTAAGATAAAAAAGAAGTATGCATATGGGAGGAACGTAAAAATGAACGAACCATTGTTTTTAAAAGCTGTTTTACAAGAAAAAATCTGGGGCGGTACAAAATTAAGAGATGTCTTTGGCTATGATTTACCCAGTGATAAGGTAGGAGAATGTTGGGCTATCAGTGCTCATCCAAATGGTCCTAGCACAGTATTAAATGGTCCTTATCAAGGAATGACATTGGCAGAAGTCTGGGAAAAACACCGTGATGTTTTCGGCAATGCCAAAGGAGACGTCTTCCCATTATTAACTAAAATATTAGATGCGAACGATGACTTATCGGTACAAGTGCATCCAGACGATGCTTATGGAATGGAACACGAAGGCGAGTTAGGAAAAACAGAATGCTGGTATGTGATCGATGCCGATGAAGGAGCAGAAATCATTTATGGGCATCATGCTCAATCAAAAGAAGAATTAGAAACCATGATTCGTGAAGGCAAATGGGACGATTTATTGCGCCGCATCAAAGTAAAAAAAGGTGATTTCTTCTTTGTTCCAAGCGGAACGATCCATGCGATCGGATCAGGGATCATGATTCTGGAAACGCAACAATCTAGTGATACAACTTACCGGGTCTATGACTATGATCGCAAAGGCGATGATGGAAAGCCAAGAGAACTGCACATTCAACAATCAGTTGATGTGACAACAGTTCCGCATGTGGATGCAGCAACAGATATCCAAACAGAAAAACGGGAAAATGTCGAAATTACAACCTATGTAAAAACGGATTTCTTTGATGTATACCAATGGGATATTACAGGAAAAGCAGCATTTGAAGCTACAGCACCTTATACTCTAGTGAGTGTTTTAGAAGGTGAAGGAACGTTGTCTGTTGAAGCAGGGGACTATCCATTACACAAAGGAACGCATTTCATTTTGCCAAATGAAATCAAACATTGGACAATTGACGGCACACTGCAAATTATTGCCTCAACACCAGGAACGAAACTTTAAAAGACGTTAAAAAAACCACCGACCTAAACGATTTTTTTCGTTCAGATCGGTGGTTTTTAGTTGTACAATATTTGACGTTGGTCAGTGACAAAACTGATTTTCTTCTCATTCAAAACAATTTGGAAACACATCTCAAAAATTTTTGGAGGAATAGGGAGTTGCTTGTAGCCATGGAAAAGGATACAAGGAGAATTACTTAGCGTTAGGCTTTAGTCGCTACGCTGAGTTTGAACTTGTAAGTTTTGAGACACGTTCTTCGGCTCAAAACGGTCCCATGGCTTTCCACAAGCAACCCCGTAGTCCGGAAGAAATTTTCTCACCAACGCTAGAAAATAAAGAACCGTTTTTAGTTACGCGAATAAGACTTCAGCCTCTTGAGGGAACCGTTTCTTAACGGCTTCTTTTAGAATACGATCAGTCAAAGACACATTGCGAACTAAGATAGGCCCATGAAGATAAGAACAATAAGTTTGCTTGTAATGGGCGCCTTCTGTTTTATCTTCGCCATTGTTCCCTTGACCAACTTCAACTATGCCTAAGGGTTTGACATTTTCACCTAAGAAAGTCCGACCGTTGTGGTTTTCAAATCCTTTATAGGTTTCACCAAACTCGTCATTTTTAATCACGATATCACCGATGAAACGATTGTTTTCTTGATTGAGCGTGTAGTGATCTAGAGCACCAGCACCTTCAATTTTATTGCCGGCAGCATCCACATAATAATGGCCCAGTAATTGGAATCCACCGCAAATACCGACCATTACACCATCGTTTTCAATGTAAGTGGCAATATCTTCTTTTTTATTTTGCAAATCTTTTGAAACA is a window of Carnobacterium mobile DSM 4848 DNA encoding:
- a CDS encoding ABC transporter ATP-binding protein; its protein translation is MRNAGSKMAPRKAKNFWGTLKRLLGYMSSRLVAVGLVFVLAIVGTVLQTKTPRILGEATTEIFKGVMAGAKMQQAGQAMDKLPIDFDVIKNVLVTVAILYVLSAVFQYFQQFTMTRVAQRTVYDLRKDLKDKMNKVPMSYYDTHSNGDIMSRAVNDMDNIANTLQQTLTQFVNSFVLFFAVLYMMLSISWQMTLIAFVTVPLSVIVIGLIAPRSQKLFASQQKKLGLLNDQVEETYAGHVIIKTYNREEAEIENFEKQNEELYQSSWKAQFFSGFIMPMMNFVKNIGYLLVAVVGGIKVANGGMTLGDVQAFLQYTNQFSQPMSQMANLINTVQATVASAERVFEVLDEEEMTEEKSNVTPIQNSPYKISFEHVQFGYGDDNEELLMKDFNLNVKEGQMVAIVGPTGAGKSTLINLLERFYDVKGGSIKFDGVDTRDMSRDELRSHFSMVLQDTWLFNGTILDNIKYGSEKYGQDEERVAAAATAAHVDDFVHTLPAGYDTILNEEASNISLGQRQLITIARAFLVDPEVLILDEATSSVDTRTEILIQKAMRKLLQGRTSFVVAHRLSTIRDADNIIVMNEGDVMETGTHDELMAKGGFYADLYNSQFAEQPAI
- a CDS encoding nuclease-related domain-containing protein → MEYKREKPVSLKIMESLAKRGELTPKERQYLQQLQKGFAGERVFDQMSTQLSKNCLIMNDLLLRPDASNAFQIDSLILTNKAIYLYEIKNYSGEYCYGEEMLLKLPNFKVSNPLIQVQTTKNKLILFLKELQYDIDVKAYVTYVNPEFTLFNAPRRENILLPTQLNKHFTTLENQSIPLTAFHKKIAADFAAHQIEPTPFKNDIPNYSFSDLRKGICCEKCNSFHLELQRIKYHCCSCMYERSINSALLASIKEYQLLFPDNNLNTEMLFRWCNKAVTKKRIRRVLNTLL
- a CDS encoding GNAT family N-acetyltransferase — encoded protein: MTEYKTMPLDQYKEMLDLASYAFNIEKTEKREKEFKELCSVSVCYGAFQDETLMSQLIVRPMEVYLHGKTFPMGGIGYVSSYPENRGGGDIAQLMKLSLEKMNEQDQLLSYLSPFSYPFYRKYGYEQSFDDIQYTIDVSELPKTQKTPGTIRRVQWEEAKATMKTLYKNRYQTSIGPLKRNEWDWEFLMTSREESHIALYLDEKGEAQGYLIYSFKGQDARTFVLQEMVYLSHPAFSGLWNFVASHKATFYTYLYKTGESEKIAYLLENPRIKQELVPSMMTRIVNMEQFLLAYPFKERAPQTVYLKVEDLAAPWNTGVWKLELYLTDRKVSRVTNEQELSQVSLLSGTIQAWTQVFMNYRTIEELHFFERIQGDEQTLADFAKRIPEGTPVLYDYF
- a CDS encoding VOC family protein, whose amino-acid sequence is MKQVPNLNEKTHIGEVVLNVENLQEMKQFYQTVIGMDIKFETPSAVSFGAKEDQTILLTMQVVSANKPNVRSTGLYHLALLLPTRQDLGEMLYHLLVSGYPLTGASDHGYSEALYLDDPEGNGIEIYWDKPKSEWDIRPDGQIAGVTNPMDADSVIAEAKETFSHLPSGSSIGHVHLFVADLSETEAFYKNLLGFELKFDFGAQAKFFAAGEYHHQIGANTWAGKGIPAAKKGTRGLAYYTIVVPVKEDFSRIQTSLTNKQYEYQIDKERGVLSLEDPNGITVKILQA
- a CDS encoding serine hydrolase domain-containing protein; translated protein: MYDNTRKLIRHFTEDGTLPGASYAFINQQETRQYREGLAALIPHKEPIIENQQYDVASLTKVMLTTTVILQLLENRVLALDASVQTYLPDLSAGQVTLRHLLTHTSGLNGFIPNRNALSASELKAALLRVPVEDSFGIEAKYTDTNMILLGYIIEVIEKETLSAVFEKRVIQPLNLRYSTFHPADLAQCAPTEKQPDRGVIRGVVHDPKALVLGDHCGSAGLFSTLNDVSRFSQMLLQKGQLDGIRILQESTVDQLSQDWTPNGKLERSLGWDLKVRKKDCYLFHTGFTGTFILLDIKKQTAFVFLSNRVHPTSDTPVYLKKRDQLIDTYFAEKEAEIL
- the manA gene encoding mannose-6-phosphate isomerase, class I, which translates into the protein MNEPLFLKAVLQEKIWGGTKLRDVFGYDLPSDKVGECWAISAHPNGPSTVLNGPYQGMTLAEVWEKHRDVFGNAKGDVFPLLTKILDANDDLSVQVHPDDAYGMEHEGELGKTECWYVIDADEGAEIIYGHHAQSKEELETMIREGKWDDLLRRIKVKKGDFFFVPSGTIHAIGSGIMILETQQSSDTTYRVYDYDRKGDDGKPRELHIQQSVDVTTVPHVDAATDIQTEKRENVEITTYVKTDFFDVYQWDITGKAAFEATAPYTLVSVLEGEGTLSVEAGDYPLHKGTHFILPNEIKHWTIDGTLQIIASTPGTKL
- a CDS encoding type 1 glutamine amidotransferase, which produces MVELKVCHLYGNLLNTYGDNGNLLMLQHRAKQYGITFDTEIISLDQAFDPTKYDLVFFGGGQDFEQRIVSKDLQNKKEDIATYIENDGVMVGICGGFQLLGHYYVDAAGNKIEGAGALDHYTLNQENNRFIGDIVIKNDEFGETYKGFENHNGRTFLGENVKPLGIVEVGQGNNGEDKTEGAHYKQTYCSYLHGPILVRNVSLTDRILKEAVKKRFPQEAEVLFA